The DNA window GGTAGATACGCGGACCGCGTTAGAGAATATATTCCCCGAGGCTGAAGTCACTGGCGCGGTCTTCGGAGTCGTCACATCAGATGACGACAAGAGACTGGCGAGAAGAAACCAAGTTCGGGTGTACGAGACTCAGCTGCCCACGTGAACCCACTTCGGTCAGCAATCATGACCCCGACAACCACTAGCCGAGGAGGCACACACAACCATGGCTGAGTGCATTCCCTCACCGACTGAGTGGGTACACGATCAGGTCGAGCTTAATGAGATCAGATGAGGGGTGGAGAGAACGACGCTTCGGGAGAAAAGATTGTCTGTTTTCATCGTGACGAACCGGGGGAACAAGACCGACATGTACTCTCGATGACCGTCCGGGAGGTCGAGGACGACGGTGAACGCGCCCGCCTCCGGTAAATCGATGCGGAGTGGGTCGACTTCGGCAGACTCAGACAGTCAGACCTACGAAAAGATTTCGTCCAGCCTAACGTCAAAGCCATCCAGGACCGTGGACGTTGCCACGTCGCCCTCGGCGCAGGTCTGTTCGATCTCCTCGACACTAACCTGTTCGTCGGATCAATTATCCAGTACTCCAGCACGCCATGCCTTGCATACAACTCACGCTTATCGCGCCAGTCACGCCGTGATGACGAAGGCGACAGTATCTCGACGATCAGGTCCGGCGCTCCCTGGATGTTGGCCGGTGTCCTTATATGGTCCCGCTCCGTGGAGACGAACAACAGATCAGGCTGTACGACATTGGTGTCTTCGAACAGAACGTCGTATGGGGCATGAAAGATGCGGCCCAAATGGCGTTCCTCCACGAAACTGTTCATCCGTACTATCATCCGCAAGCTGACGGTCTGATGGTCCTCGTTGGGTGCTGCGACCAAAATCAACTCTCCGTCGAGGAGCTCATAACGTT is part of the Dehalococcoidia bacterium genome and encodes:
- a CDS encoding Uma2 family endonuclease; its protein translation is MVTTPRLTYQDYANLEGDERYELLDGELILVAAPNEDHQTVSLRMIVRMNSFVEERHLGRIFHAPYDVLFEDTNVVQPDLLFVSTERDHIRTPANIQGAPDLIVEILSPSSSRRDWRDKRELYARHGVLEYWIIDPTNRLVSRRSNRPAPRATWQRPRSWMALTLGWTKSFRRSDCLSLPKSTHSASIYRRRARSPSSSTSRTVIESTCRSCSPGSSR